Proteins co-encoded in one Juglans regia cultivar Chandler chromosome 16, Walnut 2.0, whole genome shotgun sequence genomic window:
- the LOC109002282 gene encoding mucin-1-like isoform X2 → MGKIELQNLHRQQNHEADSNQVSSGFFCDGCSVALNRVGREFSFKCFFVLILTLSVLVSGIFWVLPFHSIKCGFDAKDAIKLGATVQAYFRLDKPVTELVPHIRRLEYDIYGEICVPGIKSVYVQITNDAGSTIALPVTVQASVMSDLGSLLPQRLKQLAETITGSPAQNLGLDNTVFGKVKSISLSSYLKGTINATPPSPSPSPSPSPSPEPSNYPSILPYPALSPLASPMSSPNIKHRSPAPSMVIVHPPRPFPYQGFRNSPNLSPSHYNPTVPSAFSPLVSTPNAPPTGPTSQLSPDLSPIPEVSYAPSPRQDKGSAEGLFSPSLAPSPSSLAAVTSYQQIWLLGFSGLWIFCLFCWLA, encoded by the exons ATGGGGAAAATCGAACTGCAAAACCTGCATCGGCAGCAGAATCACGAGGCTGACAGTAATCAAGTTTCTTCGGGCTTTTTCTGTGACGGATGTTCGGTGGCTCTCAACAGAGTTGGAAGGGAGTTTAGTTTCAAGTGCTTCTTCGTTTTGATTCTGACTCTATCGGTTTTGGTTTCTGGGATCTTCTGGGTCCTTCCTTTTCATTCAATCAAGTGCGGGTTCGATGCAAAAGATGCAATTAAACTCGGCG CTACAGTTCAGGCATACTTCAGACTAGACAAGCCAGTTACAGAGCTTGTTCCACACATTCGAAGATTAGAATATGATATCTACGGGGAAATTTGTGTTCCTGGCATAAAG AGTGTGTATGTCCAGATAACAAATGATGCTGGCTCCACAATAGCTCTGCCAGTTACAGTTCAGGCTTCAGTCATGTCTGATCTTGGGAGTCTTCTGCCGCAGAGACTGAAGCAATTGGCTGAAACTATCACAGGCTCTCCTGCACAAAATCTTGGCCTTGATAACACAGTTTTTGGTAAGGTTAAAAGCATCAGTTTATCTTCCTATCTAAAGGGTACTATTAATGCTACCCCTCCTAGTccttctccatctccatctccatctccatcccCAGAACCAAGTAATTATCCATCAATTTTGCCATATCCTGCTCTTTCTCCGCTTGCCTCTCCAATGTCCTCGCCAAACATTAAGCACCGCTCACCTGCACCTTCTATGGTAATTGTGCATCCTCCTCGTCCTTTCCCATATCAGGGTTTCAGAAATTCTCCAAACCTCTCACCTTCTCACTATAACCCAACAGTTCCTTCTGCCTTTTCACCTTTGGTGTCAACTCCTAACGCCCCTCCTACGGGTCCCACTTCCCAGTTGTCTCCCGATCTGTCACCTATACCTGAAGTATCATATGCTCCCAGTCCACGCCAGGACAAGGGAAGTGCTGAAGGCTTGTTTTCTCCATCGCTTGCACCATCACCATCAT CTTTGGCAGCAGTTACTTCATACCAGCAGATCTGGTTATTGGGGTTTTCTGGACTCTGGATCTTTTGTCTCTTTTGTTGGTTGGcttga
- the LOC109002282 gene encoding uncharacterized protein LOC109002282 isoform X1: MGKIELQNLHRQQNHEADSNQVSSGFFCDGCSVALNRVGREFSFKCFFVLILTLSVLVSGIFWVLPFHSIKCGFDAKDAIKLGATVQAYFRLDKPVTELVPHIRRLEYDIYGEICVPGIKVAIISMHQSGASNWTDVVFGVLSDPINVPISPVSLSLLRSSLIELFLQHSNLTFTSSIFGKTTMFQILKYPRGLTIIPVQFSSIWQIPQILFNFTLNNSISDILEDFIEFKDQLKIGLYLRSYESVYVQITNDAGSTIALPVTVQASVMSDLGSLLPQRLKQLAETITGSPAQNLGLDNTVFGKVKSISLSSYLKGTINATPPSPSPSPSPSPSPEPSNYPSILPYPALSPLASPMSSPNIKHRSPAPSMVIVHPPRPFPYQGFRNSPNLSPSHYNPTVPSAFSPLVSTPNAPPTGPTSQLSPDLSPIPEVSYAPSPRQDKGSAEGLFSPSLAPSPSSLAAVTSYQQIWLLGFSGLWIFCLFCWLA, encoded by the exons ATGGGGAAAATCGAACTGCAAAACCTGCATCGGCAGCAGAATCACGAGGCTGACAGTAATCAAGTTTCTTCGGGCTTTTTCTGTGACGGATGTTCGGTGGCTCTCAACAGAGTTGGAAGGGAGTTTAGTTTCAAGTGCTTCTTCGTTTTGATTCTGACTCTATCGGTTTTGGTTTCTGGGATCTTCTGGGTCCTTCCTTTTCATTCAATCAAGTGCGGGTTCGATGCAAAAGATGCAATTAAACTCGGCG CTACAGTTCAGGCATACTTCAGACTAGACAAGCCAGTTACAGAGCTTGTTCCACACATTCGAAGATTAGAATATGATATCTACGGGGAAATTTGTGTTCCTGGCATAAAG GTGGCTATCATATCCATGCACCAATCTGGTGCATCTAACTGGACTGATGTGGTGTTTGGTGTTCTTTCTGACCCAATAAATGTTCCTATAAGTCCAGTGTCCCTAAGTTTGCTGAGATCATCTTTAATTGAACTGTTCCTTCAGCACTCCAATCTGACCTTCACATCATCTATTTTTGGGAAGACAACTATGTTTCAGATTCTGAAGTATCCACGGGGGTTAACTATAATCCCAGTgcaattttcttcaatttggcaGATCCCCCagattctatttaattttactctaaataaTTCGATATCTGATATACTGGAAGATTTCATCGAGTTCAAGGATCAGTTGAAGATAGGATTGTATCTGAGGTCTTACGAG AGTGTGTATGTCCAGATAACAAATGATGCTGGCTCCACAATAGCTCTGCCAGTTACAGTTCAGGCTTCAGTCATGTCTGATCTTGGGAGTCTTCTGCCGCAGAGACTGAAGCAATTGGCTGAAACTATCACAGGCTCTCCTGCACAAAATCTTGGCCTTGATAACACAGTTTTTGGTAAGGTTAAAAGCATCAGTTTATCTTCCTATCTAAAGGGTACTATTAATGCTACCCCTCCTAGTccttctccatctccatctccatctccatcccCAGAACCAAGTAATTATCCATCAATTTTGCCATATCCTGCTCTTTCTCCGCTTGCCTCTCCAATGTCCTCGCCAAACATTAAGCACCGCTCACCTGCACCTTCTATGGTAATTGTGCATCCTCCTCGTCCTTTCCCATATCAGGGTTTCAGAAATTCTCCAAACCTCTCACCTTCTCACTATAACCCAACAGTTCCTTCTGCCTTTTCACCTTTGGTGTCAACTCCTAACGCCCCTCCTACGGGTCCCACTTCCCAGTTGTCTCCCGATCTGTCACCTATACCTGAAGTATCATATGCTCCCAGTCCACGCCAGGACAAGGGAAGTGCTGAAGGCTTGTTTTCTCCATCGCTTGCACCATCACCATCAT CTTTGGCAGCAGTTACTTCATACCAGCAGATCTGGTTATTGGGGTTTTCTGGACTCTGGATCTTTTGTCTCTTTTGTTGGTTGGcttga
- the LOC109002280 gene encoding RHOMBOID-like protein 10, chloroplastic isoform X2: MMASALPQPSFFHIWEVASTPTSRPLSLATTAASLHIGYLLRFHVSHRLELGLLLHSCFQKLSCLDHVPRLKDVWHEKTLQFRGINFLQLSKDAVTSTYSTCLSFFDGGEKRNGFRNDGVPHSKISSKNSFDGRRVFIAQTATQGKLLLWGAKINSLIDAGQLWRLATSSFLHANIGHLMVNCYSLNSIGPSAEKISGPRRFLAVYFASAIASSAMSYWFCKAPAVGASGAIFGLVGTVAVFVMRHRQLVGGGKEDLQHIARVVVLNMTIGLLSKGIDNWGHLGGLLGGAATSWLLGPAWKYESVSKDGRRVFADRAPIFYLIQRK, translated from the exons atgaTGGCTTCAGCTCTGCCTCAACCATCCTTTTTCCACATATGGGAGGTGGCTTCCACACCCACATCAAGACCGCTTAGTCTCGCCACCACCGCGGCTTCTCTCCACATCGGCTACCTTCTCCGCTTCCATGTCAGCCACCGCCTTGAATTAGGGTTGCTTCTTCATTCCTGCTTCCAG AAACTATCCTGTCTCGATCACGTGCCTAGATTGAAGGATGTATGGCACGAAAAAACCTTGCAATTCAGGGGAATTAATTTTCTTCAGTTATCAAAAGATGCTGTGACATCCACATATTCAACTTGTTTATCTTTCTTTGATgggggagaaaaaagaaatggatttAGAAATGATGGGGTGCCACACTCAAAGATATCCAGCAAGAATTCATTCGATGGAAGAAG AGTTTTTATTGCACAAACCGCAACACAAGGGAAACTACTATTATGGGGAGCTAAG ATAAATAGTCTCATTGACGCAGGCCAATTGTGGAGGCTAGCAACATCTTCCTTTTTGCATGCCAACATTGGGCATCTAATG GTCAACTGTTATtctttgaattcaattggtccTAGTGCCGAGAAAATCAGTGGTCCTAGGAGATTTCTTGCAGTTTACTTTGCCTCTGCTATTGCAA GTTCAGCAATGAGTTATTGGTTTTGCAAAGCACCTGCAGTTGGTGCTTCGGGAGCAATCTTTGGACTA GTTGGAACAGTTGCTGTGTTTGTAATGAGGCATAGACAACTGGTTGGAGGTGGCAAAGAAGATCTGCAACACATAGCGCGAGTTGTTGTTCTGAATATG ACTATCGGGCTACTGTCCAAAGGCATTGATAACTGGGGACAT TTAGGAGGCTTGCTTGGTGGGGCTGCCACATCTTGGCTTCTTGGACCTGCATGGAAGTATGAGTCTGTTTCGAAGGATGGACGGAGAGTTTTTGCAGACAGGGCACCAATATTCTACCTCATCCAGAGAAAATGA
- the LOC109002280 gene encoding RHOMBOID-like protein 10, chloroplastic isoform X1 — translation MMASALPQPSFFHIWEVASTPTSRPLSLATTAASLHIGYLLRFHVSHRLELGLLLHSCFQKLSCLDHVPRLKDVWHEKTLQFRGINFLQLSKDAVTSTYSTCLSFFDGGEKRNGFRNDGVPHSKISSKNSFDGRRWTNILLAANVLVFIAQTATQGKLLLWGAKINSLIDAGQLWRLATSSFLHANIGHLMVNCYSLNSIGPSAEKISGPRRFLAVYFASAIASSAMSYWFCKAPAVGASGAIFGLVGTVAVFVMRHRQLVGGGKEDLQHIARVVVLNMTIGLLSKGIDNWGHLGGLLGGAATSWLLGPAWKYESVSKDGRRVFADRAPIFYLIQRK, via the exons atgaTGGCTTCAGCTCTGCCTCAACCATCCTTTTTCCACATATGGGAGGTGGCTTCCACACCCACATCAAGACCGCTTAGTCTCGCCACCACCGCGGCTTCTCTCCACATCGGCTACCTTCTCCGCTTCCATGTCAGCCACCGCCTTGAATTAGGGTTGCTTCTTCATTCCTGCTTCCAG AAACTATCCTGTCTCGATCACGTGCCTAGATTGAAGGATGTATGGCACGAAAAAACCTTGCAATTCAGGGGAATTAATTTTCTTCAGTTATCAAAAGATGCTGTGACATCCACATATTCAACTTGTTTATCTTTCTTTGATgggggagaaaaaagaaatggatttAGAAATGATGGGGTGCCACACTCAAAGATATCCAGCAAGAATTCATTCGATGGAAGAAGGTGGACCAATATTCTACTTGCTGCTAATGTATT AGTTTTTATTGCACAAACCGCAACACAAGGGAAACTACTATTATGGGGAGCTAAG ATAAATAGTCTCATTGACGCAGGCCAATTGTGGAGGCTAGCAACATCTTCCTTTTTGCATGCCAACATTGGGCATCTAATG GTCAACTGTTATtctttgaattcaattggtccTAGTGCCGAGAAAATCAGTGGTCCTAGGAGATTTCTTGCAGTTTACTTTGCCTCTGCTATTGCAA GTTCAGCAATGAGTTATTGGTTTTGCAAAGCACCTGCAGTTGGTGCTTCGGGAGCAATCTTTGGACTA GTTGGAACAGTTGCTGTGTTTGTAATGAGGCATAGACAACTGGTTGGAGGTGGCAAAGAAGATCTGCAACACATAGCGCGAGTTGTTGTTCTGAATATG ACTATCGGGCTACTGTCCAAAGGCATTGATAACTGGGGACAT TTAGGAGGCTTGCTTGGTGGGGCTGCCACATCTTGGCTTCTTGGACCTGCATGGAAGTATGAGTCTGTTTCGAAGGATGGACGGAGAGTTTTTGCAGACAGGGCACCAATATTCTACCTCATCCAGAGAAAATGA
- the LOC109002281 gene encoding probable E3 ubiquitin-protein ligase RHC1A: MTRPSPVITGLRSLDALARLLDPSPRPRQNAAFGRRLELGVSEVGNGGPFQQAGITLVGPPRPPRLISPPFEEVLNELVGGMARQNDLQPGPPPAPVAAVSAIEALLPRVKLTQKHLDDDPSCPVCKEDFELGGEVRQMPCKHFYHFDCIVPWLSIHNTCPVCRYELQYTYDNYVLEDFRDDEGFHFEDLTNGLINWLWNRLFFFWPFRALSSWAQRYLNFEDSTPY, translated from the coding sequence ATGACAAGGCCTAGCCCCGTGATCACTGGCCTCAGGAGCCTAGACGCCTTGGCTCGCCTGCTCGACCCATCTCCAAGGCCTCGTCAAAATGCTGCTTTTGGCAGGAGATTGGAATTAGGGGTCTCTGAAGTTGGAAATGGAGGACCATTTCAACAAGCTGGGATTACTCTTGTCGGACCGCCTCGTCCACCAAGACTTATTTCTCCACCATTTGAGGAGGTGCTGAACGAGTTGGTCGGAGGGATGGCCCGGCAGAATGACCTGCAGCCAGGGCCGCCTCCGGCTCCGGTTGCTGCAGTTTCAGCCATCGAAGCCTTACTGCCAAGGGTGAAACTCACGCAGAAGCATTTAGATGACGACCCAAGTTGCCCGGTGTGCAAGGAAGATTTTGAGCTTGGTGGGGAAGTGAGACAGATGCCATGCAAACATTTCTATCATTTCGATTGCATTGTCCCTTGGCTCTCCATCCACAACACTTGCCCTGTTTGCCGCTATGAGCTGCAATACACTTACGACAACTACGTTCTAGAAGACTTTAGAGATGATGAAGGTTTTCACTTTGAAGATCTAACAAACGGGCTGATCAACTGGTTATGGAATCGACTGTTCTTTTTCTGGCCTTTCCGTGCACTGTCGAGTTGGGCACAACGCTACCTTAATTTTGAAGATTCTACTCCATACTAG
- the LOC109002279 gene encoding protein RETICULATA-RELATED 1, chloroplastic-like yields MSHAVFQTAQIMSIETLSSKTKVGPFSPVAHPVAGKIARRGLVVKASASSSSAFVEGDSVGLLERCFVASSKVMASPVMKGQYGSLGSVTLEKGKLDLSQKQSQSSPETAIGGGGGDIGKKINHGGGDGGDDDGDDDDYFDDFDDGDEGDEGGLFRRRRLLEELFDRKFVDAVLNEWQRTMIDLPAGFRQAYEMGLVSSAQMVKFLAINARPTTTRVISRALPEGISRAFIGRMIADPAFLYKLLLEQAATIGCSVWWEFKNRKDRIKQEWDLAFLNVLTVATCNAIVVWSLAPCRSYGNTFQFDLQNTLQKLPNNIFERSYPFREFDLQKRIHSFFYKAAEFSIVGLSTGAVQGALSNLLASKKEGRLSVTIPTVSTSALGYGAFLGLYANLRYQLLCGFDRAISNHFDVIGVALFFGTALRILNVQLGERSRLAWLGVEADPLAHSDSLLKVYNRPSEDADRPSSKWFISKNAIVSGLGLLGIKQGNADTVADGEPPAPKARRKRIVRKKVTRS; encoded by the exons atgtctCACGCTGTGTTTCAAACGGCCCAAATTATGTCCATAGAGACCTTATCGTCGAAGACCAAGGTCGGTCCCTTTTCTCCGGTTGCGCATCCGGTGGCCGGTAAGATAGCACGGAGGGGACTGGTGGTCAAGGCCTCTGCTTCGTCTTCTTCGGCCTTCGTGGAAGGGGACTCCGTTGGTCTGTTGGAGCGGTGCTTTGTGGCGTCTTCGAAGGTGATGGCTAGTCCGGTTATGAAGGGACAGTACGGTTCGCTGGGTTCGGTTACGTTGGAGAAGGGCAAGCTCGATTTGTCTCAGAAGCAATCCCAGTCTAGTCCCGAG ACTGCAATTGGTGGAGGCGGTGGAgatattgggaaaaaaataaatcatggtGGTGGCGatggtggtgatgatgatggtgatgatgatgactACTTTGATGACTTCGACGATGGCGATGAAGGAGATGAGGGAGGTCTATTTAGGAGACGAAGACTTCTTGAGGAG CTTTTTGATCGTAAATTTGTAGATGCTGTTTTGAATGAGTGGCAGAGGACAATGATAGATTTGCCTGCTGGATTTCGACAAGCTTATGAAATG GGTTTGGTTAGCTCTGCTCAAATGGTAAAATTCCTAGCAATCAATGCCAGGCCAACTACAACTAGAGTTATTTCTCGAGCACTTCCTGAAGGAATATCAAGGGCATTTATTGGCAG GATGATTGCTGACCCCGCCTTCTTATATAAGCTTCTTTTGGAGCAGGCTGCTACAATTGGTTGCTCAGTGTGGTGGGAGTTTAAGAATCGTAAAGATAG GATAAAACAAGAATGGGATCTGGCATTCCTTAATGTGCTCACAGTAGCAACCTGCAATGCCATTGTTGTTTGGTCACTTGCTCCTTGTCGTTCATATGGTAACACATTCCAATTTGATTTGCAAAATACATTACAGAAGCTGCCAAACAACATATTTGAAAGGAGTTACCCATTTCGGgaatttgatttgcaaaagAGAATCCACTCGTTTTTCTACAAGGCTGCAGAGTTTTCTATAGTTGGATTAAGTACTGGAGCAGTACAAGGTGCACTATCAAACCTTTTGGCCAGTAAAAAGGAGGGAAG GTTATCTGTTACAATTCCAACCGTGAGTACTAGTGCACTTGGTTATGGTGCATTTCTCGGTCTTTATGCAAATCTCAGATATCAGCTGTTATGTGGATTTGATAGAGCAATAAGCAACCATTTTGATGTCATTGGAGTGGCACTGTTTTTTGGCACAGCTTTGAG GATTTTGAACGTTCAATTAGGAGAGAGATCAAGGCTGGCTTGGCTGGGGGTAGAGGCAGATCCACTGGCTCATTCAGATAGTCTCTTGAAGGTTTACAACAGGCCTTCAGAGGATGCCGATAGGCCATCTTCAAAATGGTTTATATCAAAGAATGCCATTGTTTCTGGACTTGGGCTCCTTGGCATCAAACAGGGGAATGCTGACACTGTTGCTGATGGCGAGCCACCGGCTCCTAAAGCTCGGAGAAAGAGGATTGTCCGGAAGAAGGTGACAAGAAGTTGA
- the LOC109002278 gene encoding elongation of fatty acids protein 3-like has translation MIIMSHFSSALQYWLVNHPIIFHFSWTQGQTLGSSPVFLTLTVLSYLFLTFLLSHLPLPPIRPGLLKSVTAVHNLVLLVFSLIMALGCSVSTLSYAPHLLWVICLPPKTPPNGPLFFWAYMFYLSKILEFVDTLLIIVSNSTRRLTFLHVYHHAAVVIMCYIWLQTSQSMFPLVLVTNASVHVLMYAYYLCCALGVRPRWKRLLTECQIAQFLSSFVVLGMMLYYHFTGSGCSGVWGWCFNTVFYSSLLALFLDFHAKNYANSKRE, from the coding sequence atgatcatcatgagcCACTTTTCCTCAGCCCTTCAATACTGGCTCGTTAACCACCCAATCATCTTCCACTTCTCATGGACCCAGGGTCAAACACTTGGCTCCTCTCCTGTCTTCCTCACCCTCACTGTCCTCTCCTACCTCTTCCTCACCTTCCTTCTATCCCACCTCCCTCTCCCACCCATTAGGCCGGGCCTCCTCAAATCAGTCACTGCTGTCCATAACCTCGTCCTCCTCGTCTTCTCCCTCATCATGGCCCTTGGTTGCAGCGTCTCCACCCTCTCCTACGCACCTCACTTGCTCTGGGTCATTTGCCTCCCCCCTAAAACCCCACCGAACGGGCCCCTCTTTTTCTGGGCGTACATGTTCTACCTTTCCAAGATATTAGAATTCGTAGACACCCTTTTGATCATCGTGAGTAACTCGACCAGGAGACTCACTTTTCTCCACGTTTACCACCACGCAGCCGTCGTGATCATGTGCTACATATGGCTACAAACGTCGCAGTCCATGTTTCCGCTGGTGCTCGTGACCAACGCGTCGGTGCATGTGCTGATGTACGCCTACTACTTGTGTTGTGCACTCGGGGTGCGCCCCAGATGGAAGCGGCTGCTCACGGAGTGTCAAATTGCGCAGTTTTTGTCTAGCTTTGTGGTTCTGGGTATGATGCTGTATTACCATTTCACCGGGTCAGGCTGCAGCGGAGTCTGGGGCTGGTGCTTCAATACGGTCTTCTACTCTTCGCTTTTGGCTCTCTTCTTAGACTTCCATGCAAAGAATTATGCCAACTCGAAGAGAGAATAA